One part of the Vitis riparia cultivar Riparia Gloire de Montpellier isolate 1030 chromosome 8, EGFV_Vit.rip_1.0, whole genome shotgun sequence genome encodes these proteins:
- the LOC117920193 gene encoding probable LRR receptor-like serine/threonine-protein kinase At1g06840, producing MIGHCHCLIGEKVEEKRKGTKMLGVRAGVCIFALSYCCFVLLAVAETTSPSEVTALLAVKKRLIDPMKNIGNWGKGDPCTSKWKGIVCKDKNTTDGYLHVNELLLLKMNLSGTLAPELGQLSHLEIIDFLWNDLSGSIPKEIGNIAPLRLLLLSGNRLSGSLPDELGYLSHLDRLQIDENHISGQVPKSFANLSRIKHLHMNNNSLSGRIPSELSNASTLRHLLFDNNNLSGNLPPELSHLPELRILQLDNNNFSGAEIPISYGNLSKLVKLSLRNCSLQGAVPDFSKIANLSYLDLSLNQLTGPIPSNKLSDNMTTIDLSGNHLNGSIQESFSDLPRLQKLLLENNLLSGSVPTGIWQNRSLSTSARLTVDLQNNSFSNITGDLNPPATVTLWYTFFLFYSALASLHSHIQIFPLLFLFHLADSAGKK from the exons ATGATTGGTCACTGTCACTGTTTGATTGGTGAGAAAGTTGAGGAAAAGAGAAAG GGCACCAAAATGTTGGGAGTGAGGGCTGGTGTATGCATTTTTGCTCTGTCCTATTGTTGCTTCGTGCTTCTTGCAGTTGCGGAAACTACTAGTCCTTCTGAAG TCACTGCACTGCTAGCTGTCAAGAAAAGGTTAATTGATCCTATGAAGAATATTGGAAATTGGGGAAAGGGAGATCCATGTACGTCCAAGTGGAAAGGCATTGTTTGTAAAGATAAAAACACAACGGATGGATACTTGCATGTTAATGAGCT CCTGCTGCTGAAAATGAATCTATCTGGAACTTTAGCACCTGAACTTGGCCAACTATCTCATCTTGAAATTAT AGATTTCTTGTGGAATGACTTAAGTGGCAGTATACCAAAGGAGATAGGAAACATTGCACCTCTGAGACTCTT GCTCTTGAGTGGAAACAGATTGTCGGGCTCTTTACCTGATGAGCTTGGTTATCTTTCACATTTAGATAGACTCCAAATAGATGAGAATCACATATCAGGACAAGTTCCAAAATCATTTGCAAACTTGAGCAGAATTAAACATCT CCACATGAACAATAACTCACTCAGTGGTCGAATTCCTTCTGAGCTTTCCAATGCATCAACTCTTCGTCACTT GCTTTTCGACAATAATAACTTGTCTGGGAATCTTCCACCAGAATTGTCACACCTCCCAGAACTGCGCATACT tCAACTTGATAACAACAACTTCAGTGGAgctgaaattccaatttcttatGGGAACCTGTCCAAGTTGGTAAAATT AAGTCTTAGAAATTGCAGCTTGCAGGGAGCTGTCCCTGATTTCAGCAAGATAGCCAACCTTAGCTATTT AGATCTTAGCTTGAACCAGCTTACTGGACCCATTCCATCAAATAAACTTTCAGACAATATGACAACTAT TGATCTTTCAGGCAACCATCTCAATGGGTCTATCCAGGAAAGTTTCTCAGATCTTCCTCGGCTACAGAAACT GTTACTTGAGAATAATTTATTGAGTGGTTCTGTGCCCACTGGCATTTGGCAGAACAGATCCTTAAGTACATCAGCTAGACTTACAGT TGATCTCCAGAACAATTCATTCTCGAACATCACAGGTGATCTAAATCCCCCAGCAACTGTCACCCTATGGTAtaccttttttctcttttatagtGCATTAGCTTCCTTGCACTCTCATATCCAaatttttcctttgcttttcctttttcatcttgCAGATTCTGccggaaaaaaataa
- the LOC117919666 gene encoding probable LRR receptor-like serine/threonine-protein kinase At1g06840 isoform X1: protein MLFTKSIFYFASPIFLTQSLNHPQFISTPLLINQNFIISYIWVVNIKEREENMAWTRVFLLGAVLALSSFCLAAGQITDPSEVTALRAIRRKLSDPKKRLNNWKSKDPCASDWTGVICSMNPNDGYLHVQELRLLNFSLNGKLAPELGLLSYMTILDFMWNNISGSIPREIGDITSLKLLLLNGNQISGSLPEELGNLTNLNRFQVDLNNISGPLPKSFQNLTSCLHFHMNNNSISGQIPAELSSLPQLIHFLLDNNNLSGYLPPELSQMPKLKILQLDNNNFGGTEIPESYGNMSKLLKLSLRNCNLQGSIPNLSRIPNLHYLDLSHNQLTGSIPSNRLSNNITTIDLSSNMLSGSIPSSFSGLPHLERLSLENNLLNGSISSAIWENVTFAANSTLTLDFQNNSFSNISGSFVPPSNVTIKLNGNPLCTNANALNIVQFCGTANGEDEAPGSPDNSNITCPSQSCPLNDHFEYVPGSPVSCYCAAPLGVGFRLRSPSISDFPPYTDQFKAYITSNLGLVPYQLLIDSFIWQKGPRLRMYLKFFPQYNNQSNTFNTSEIQRIRDLIATFTIPGDDIFGPYDLLNFTLVGPYADVDLESKKSGISKGVIVGIVLGGLSFTTAIVLVIAVVFWKKQTRHGHKDSKQQPFSKTAVIIEGVKGFSFGEMEIATENFSEATQIGQGGYGKVYKGILADGTVVAIKRAQQGSLQGEKEFFTEIGLLSRLHHRNLVSLIGYCDEEQEQLLVYEFMPHGSLHSLLSARSRGTLTFVTRLHIALCSAKGVLYLHTEAYPPIIHRDIKANNILLDSKFNAKVSDFGISCLVPVSDGEEVATAHVSTVVRGTPGYLDPEYFFTHKLTEKSDVYSLGIVFLELLTGMQPISHGRNIVQEVTAACQSGAMFSIIDQNMGPFPSDSVKKFMTLALRCSQHLTKDRPSMLEVVRELENISSMLPQAGHCRSESDSFASGKSVMDTTAVYPGRNSYVSGCPGSDLVSGVIPTIRPR from the exons ATGCTATTTACCAAATCCATTTTTTACTTTGCTTCTCCCATTTTCTTGACTCAATCTCTGAACCACCCTCAGTTTATATCCACTCCACTCCTCATCAATCAaaatttcatcatttcttaCATCTGGGTGGTAAACattaaagaaagagaagaaaat atGGCATGGACCAGAGTTTTTCTCCTTGGAGCTGTTCTCGCTTTGTCATCATTTTGCCTCGCTGCAGGACAGATTACTGATCCATCAGAAg TCACTGCATTGAGAGCAATCCGTCGTAAGCTCAGTGATCCTAAGAAGAGACTCAACAATTGGAAAAGCAAGGACCCATGTGCATCAGATTGGACTGGGGTAATCTGCAGCATGAATCCAAATGATGGTTATCTCCATGTCCAAGAACT GAGGTTGCTAAATTTTAGTCTCAATGGGAAATTAGCGCCAGAGCTTGGCCTACTATCTTATATGACCATATT GGATTTTATGTGGAACAATATAAGTGGCAGCATACCGAGGGAGATAGGTGATATTACCTCTTTGAAGCTCCT GCTTTTAAATGGAAATCAAATATCAGGTTCTTTACCAGAAGAGCTCGGTAATCTCACTAACCTGAACAGATTTCAAGTGGATCTGAACAATATATCAGGACCACTGccaaaatcatttcaaaacttGACCAGTTGTCTACATTT TCATATGAACAATAATTCAATCAGTGGTCAAATTCCAGCTGAGCTATCTTCATTGCCTCAACTTATACACTT CCTGCTCGATAACAACAATTTGTCAGGGTATCTTCCACCAGAGCTTTCTCAAATGCCGAAACTGAAGATTCT TCAACTTGACAACAACAACTTTGGTGGGACTGAGATTCCAGAATCATATGGCAACATGTCCAAACTGTTGAAACT GAGTCTTAGGAACTGCAACTTGCAAGGAAGTATTCCCAATCTAAGCAGGATACCAAACCTTCATTACTT AGATCTTAGCCATAATCAACTTACGGGAAGTATACCATCAAATAGGCTTTCCAATAACATCACAACCAT TGACCTGTCCAGTAATATGCTTAGCGGATCTATCCCCTCAAGCTTTTCGGGCCTTCCTCATCTTGAGAGATT GTCACTCGAGAACAATTTGTTGAATGGTTCCATTAGCTCTGCCATTTGGGAGAATGTGACTTTTGCTGCTAATTCAACACTTACCTT GGATTTCCAGAACAATTCATTTTCAAACATTTCTGGCAGTTTTGTTCCTCCTTCAAATGTCACAATCAA GCTAAATGGTAATCCTCTCTGTACAAATGCAAATGCACTAAACATCGTCCAATTCTGTGGAACTGCAAATGGAGAGGATGAGGCTCCTGGAAGCCCAGACAACTCCAACATTACCTGCCCGTCTCAATCCTGTCCTCTCAATGATCATTTCGAATATGTCCCTGGATCTCCTGTTTCTTGCTATTGTGCCGCACCACTCGGAGTTGGATTTCGCTTGAGAAGTCCTAGCATATCAGATTTTCCTCCATACACTGATCAATTTAAGGCATACATAACCTCCAATCTTGGTTTGGTTCCTTACCAACTACTCATTGATTCATTCATATGGCAAAAGGGTCCGAGGCTAAGGATGTATTTGAAGTTCTTTCCCCAGTATAATAATCAATCTAATACATTTAACACAAGTGAGATACAGCGGATTAGAGACTTAATCGCCACATTTACAATTCCTGGGGATGATATCTTTGGCCCATATGATCTGCTTAATTTCACTCTCGTGGGACCTTATGCAGACG TTGATCTTGAGTCCAAAAAATCAGGTATAAGCAAAGGTGTTATTGTTGGAATTGTTTTGGGGGGCCTCTCCTTCACAACTGCCATAGTTTTGGTCATTGCAGTTGTGTTCTGGAAAAAGCAGACTCGACATGGGCATAAAGATTCAAAACAACAACCAT TTTCAAAGACTGCAGTGATAATAGAAGGTGTGAAAGGATTTAGTTTTGGAGAAATGGAAATTGCTACTGAAAATTTTAGTGAAGCTACTCAAATTGGCCAAGGAGGCTATGGGAAGGTATATAAAGGCATTTTAGCAGATGGGACAGTTGTAGCAATAAAGCGTGCACAACAAGGATCTTTGCAGGGTGAGAAAGAGTTCTTTACTGAGATTGGATTGTTGTCACGATTACATCATCGTAATCTGGTTTCATTGATTGGGTATTGCGATGAAGAACAGGAACAG TTGCTTGTATATGAATTCATGCCGCATGGTTCACTGCACAGTCTCCTTTCTG CTAGGTCCAGAGGAACTCTTACTTTTGTGACAAGATTGCATATTGCATTATGTTCAGCCAAGGGTGTTCTCTACCTCCATACTGAAGCTTACCCTCCCATAATTCATCGTGATATCAAGGCGAACAATATACTTTTGGACTCTAAATTCAATGCAAAAGTGTCTGATTTTGGAATCTCATGTCTTGTACCAGTATCAGATGGTGAAGAAGTTGCCACTGCTCATGTATCCACTGTTGTGAGAGGCACACCA GGCTACCTTGATCCAGAGTATTTCTTTACTCACAAGTTAACAGAAAAGAGCGATGTTTATAGCCTGGGAATTGTATTTCTAGAATTGTTGACCGGGATGCAGCCTATATCTCATGGTAGAAACATTGTCCAAGAG GTAACTGCAGCATGTCAATCTGGAGCAATGTTCTCAATCATAGACCAGAACATGGGTCCATTTCCTTCTGACTCTGTCAAGAAGTTCATGACACTGGCCCTCAGATGCAGTCAGCATTTGACGAAGGATCGGCCTTCAATGCTGGAGGTGGTCAGAGAGTTGGAGAACATATCCTCAATGCTACCGCAAGCTGGACATTGTCGATCAGAGTCGGACTCCTTTGCTTCTGGAAAATCAGTAATGGACACTACAGCAGTCTATCCTGGAAGAAACTCCTACGTTTCTGGTTGCCCCGGGAGCGATCTCGTCAGTGGGGTCATCCCTACCATCCGGCCTCGCTGA
- the LOC117919666 gene encoding probable LRR receptor-like serine/threonine-protein kinase At1g06840 isoform X2: MNPNDGYLHVQELRLLNFSLNGKLAPELGLLSYMTILDFMWNNISGSIPREIGDITSLKLLLLNGNQISGSLPEELGNLTNLNRFQVDLNNISGPLPKSFQNLTSCLHFHMNNNSISGQIPAELSSLPQLIHFLLDNNNLSGYLPPELSQMPKLKILQLDNNNFGGTEIPESYGNMSKLLKLSLRNCNLQGSIPNLSRIPNLHYLDLSHNQLTGSIPSNRLSNNITTIDLSSNMLSGSIPSSFSGLPHLERLSLENNLLNGSISSAIWENVTFAANSTLTLDFQNNSFSNISGSFVPPSNVTIKLNGNPLCTNANALNIVQFCGTANGEDEAPGSPDNSNITCPSQSCPLNDHFEYVPGSPVSCYCAAPLGVGFRLRSPSISDFPPYTDQFKAYITSNLGLVPYQLLIDSFIWQKGPRLRMYLKFFPQYNNQSNTFNTSEIQRIRDLIATFTIPGDDIFGPYDLLNFTLVGPYADVDLESKKSGISKGVIVGIVLGGLSFTTAIVLVIAVVFWKKQTRHGHKDSKQQPFSKTAVIIEGVKGFSFGEMEIATENFSEATQIGQGGYGKVYKGILADGTVVAIKRAQQGSLQGEKEFFTEIGLLSRLHHRNLVSLIGYCDEEQEQLLVYEFMPHGSLHSLLSARSRGTLTFVTRLHIALCSAKGVLYLHTEAYPPIIHRDIKANNILLDSKFNAKVSDFGISCLVPVSDGEEVATAHVSTVVRGTPGYLDPEYFFTHKLTEKSDVYSLGIVFLELLTGMQPISHGRNIVQEVTAACQSGAMFSIIDQNMGPFPSDSVKKFMTLALRCSQHLTKDRPSMLEVVRELENISSMLPQAGHCRSESDSFASGKSVMDTTAVYPGRNSYVSGCPGSDLVSGVIPTIRPR; this comes from the exons ATGAATCCAAATGATGGTTATCTCCATGTCCAAGAACT GAGGTTGCTAAATTTTAGTCTCAATGGGAAATTAGCGCCAGAGCTTGGCCTACTATCTTATATGACCATATT GGATTTTATGTGGAACAATATAAGTGGCAGCATACCGAGGGAGATAGGTGATATTACCTCTTTGAAGCTCCT GCTTTTAAATGGAAATCAAATATCAGGTTCTTTACCAGAAGAGCTCGGTAATCTCACTAACCTGAACAGATTTCAAGTGGATCTGAACAATATATCAGGACCACTGccaaaatcatttcaaaacttGACCAGTTGTCTACATTT TCATATGAACAATAATTCAATCAGTGGTCAAATTCCAGCTGAGCTATCTTCATTGCCTCAACTTATACACTT CCTGCTCGATAACAACAATTTGTCAGGGTATCTTCCACCAGAGCTTTCTCAAATGCCGAAACTGAAGATTCT TCAACTTGACAACAACAACTTTGGTGGGACTGAGATTCCAGAATCATATGGCAACATGTCCAAACTGTTGAAACT GAGTCTTAGGAACTGCAACTTGCAAGGAAGTATTCCCAATCTAAGCAGGATACCAAACCTTCATTACTT AGATCTTAGCCATAATCAACTTACGGGAAGTATACCATCAAATAGGCTTTCCAATAACATCACAACCAT TGACCTGTCCAGTAATATGCTTAGCGGATCTATCCCCTCAAGCTTTTCGGGCCTTCCTCATCTTGAGAGATT GTCACTCGAGAACAATTTGTTGAATGGTTCCATTAGCTCTGCCATTTGGGAGAATGTGACTTTTGCTGCTAATTCAACACTTACCTT GGATTTCCAGAACAATTCATTTTCAAACATTTCTGGCAGTTTTGTTCCTCCTTCAAATGTCACAATCAA GCTAAATGGTAATCCTCTCTGTACAAATGCAAATGCACTAAACATCGTCCAATTCTGTGGAACTGCAAATGGAGAGGATGAGGCTCCTGGAAGCCCAGACAACTCCAACATTACCTGCCCGTCTCAATCCTGTCCTCTCAATGATCATTTCGAATATGTCCCTGGATCTCCTGTTTCTTGCTATTGTGCCGCACCACTCGGAGTTGGATTTCGCTTGAGAAGTCCTAGCATATCAGATTTTCCTCCATACACTGATCAATTTAAGGCATACATAACCTCCAATCTTGGTTTGGTTCCTTACCAACTACTCATTGATTCATTCATATGGCAAAAGGGTCCGAGGCTAAGGATGTATTTGAAGTTCTTTCCCCAGTATAATAATCAATCTAATACATTTAACACAAGTGAGATACAGCGGATTAGAGACTTAATCGCCACATTTACAATTCCTGGGGATGATATCTTTGGCCCATATGATCTGCTTAATTTCACTCTCGTGGGACCTTATGCAGACG TTGATCTTGAGTCCAAAAAATCAGGTATAAGCAAAGGTGTTATTGTTGGAATTGTTTTGGGGGGCCTCTCCTTCACAACTGCCATAGTTTTGGTCATTGCAGTTGTGTTCTGGAAAAAGCAGACTCGACATGGGCATAAAGATTCAAAACAACAACCAT TTTCAAAGACTGCAGTGATAATAGAAGGTGTGAAAGGATTTAGTTTTGGAGAAATGGAAATTGCTACTGAAAATTTTAGTGAAGCTACTCAAATTGGCCAAGGAGGCTATGGGAAGGTATATAAAGGCATTTTAGCAGATGGGACAGTTGTAGCAATAAAGCGTGCACAACAAGGATCTTTGCAGGGTGAGAAAGAGTTCTTTACTGAGATTGGATTGTTGTCACGATTACATCATCGTAATCTGGTTTCATTGATTGGGTATTGCGATGAAGAACAGGAACAG TTGCTTGTATATGAATTCATGCCGCATGGTTCACTGCACAGTCTCCTTTCTG CTAGGTCCAGAGGAACTCTTACTTTTGTGACAAGATTGCATATTGCATTATGTTCAGCCAAGGGTGTTCTCTACCTCCATACTGAAGCTTACCCTCCCATAATTCATCGTGATATCAAGGCGAACAATATACTTTTGGACTCTAAATTCAATGCAAAAGTGTCTGATTTTGGAATCTCATGTCTTGTACCAGTATCAGATGGTGAAGAAGTTGCCACTGCTCATGTATCCACTGTTGTGAGAGGCACACCA GGCTACCTTGATCCAGAGTATTTCTTTACTCACAAGTTAACAGAAAAGAGCGATGTTTATAGCCTGGGAATTGTATTTCTAGAATTGTTGACCGGGATGCAGCCTATATCTCATGGTAGAAACATTGTCCAAGAG GTAACTGCAGCATGTCAATCTGGAGCAATGTTCTCAATCATAGACCAGAACATGGGTCCATTTCCTTCTGACTCTGTCAAGAAGTTCATGACACTGGCCCTCAGATGCAGTCAGCATTTGACGAAGGATCGGCCTTCAATGCTGGAGGTGGTCAGAGAGTTGGAGAACATATCCTCAATGCTACCGCAAGCTGGACATTGTCGATCAGAGTCGGACTCCTTTGCTTCTGGAAAATCAGTAATGGACACTACAGCAGTCTATCCTGGAAGAAACTCCTACGTTTCTGGTTGCCCCGGGAGCGATCTCGTCAGTGGGGTCATCCCTACCATCCGGCCTCGCTGA